A single window of Lysobacter oculi DNA harbors:
- a CDS encoding tyrosine-type recombinase/integrase has product MAILHTLESHEPWNKGKLIGQKARLRLKDIWAIRIRLQLGHKVRDLALFNLAIDSKLRACDLVKLRVSDVSHSGQMASRAIVMQRKTRRPVQFEITEMSRDALQAWTRTAGLRGSDLVFPSRSGHSPHLSTRQYARIVHRWVREIGLDSSCYGTHTMRRTKAALIYRRTKNLRAVQLLLGHSKLESTVRYLGIEVDDALEISEQTES; this is encoded by the coding sequence ATGGCAATTCTTCACACACTTGAGTCCCACGAGCCCTGGAACAAGGGAAAGCTGATCGGCCAGAAGGCGCGACTCAGGCTGAAAGACATCTGGGCGATTCGGATCAGGCTTCAACTTGGCCACAAGGTACGTGATCTTGCACTCTTCAATCTGGCGATTGATTCCAAGCTCCGCGCTTGCGATCTGGTGAAGCTGCGGGTATCGGATGTTTCCCATAGCGGACAGATGGCATCCCGCGCCATCGTGATGCAGCGAAAGACGCGCCGACCAGTCCAGTTCGAAATCACCGAGATGAGCAGGGACGCGCTGCAGGCATGGACTCGGACGGCTGGTCTCCGAGGCTCTGACCTTGTCTTCCCGAGTCGATCGGGCCACTCCCCGCATCTATCCACTCGGCAGTACGCCAGAATCGTCCACCGCTGGGTGCGGGAAATCGGCTTGGATAGTTCCTGCTATGGGACTCACACCATGCGACGCACCAAGGCCGCTCTGATCTACCGCCGAACGAAGAACCTTAGAGCGGTGCAACTACTCTTGGGTCACAGCAAGCTTGAGAGCACCGTGCGGTACTTGGGGATCGAAGTCGACGACGCCCTGGAGATATCGGAACAAACCGAATCCTGA
- a CDS encoding CopL family metal-binding regulatory protein: MAAVAMPFMAAMPHEALLVTTDAEALPGTASCGHDESAATAGEQAPTSTPPAGHPADCDKDCCAKGTCACACVNLAQAAILDVVMPAASPSRTPMGAFVALGHSSQVPLNLIRPPIG, translated from the coding sequence ATGGCTGCGGTCGCAATGCCGTTCATGGCGGCCATGCCTCACGAAGCACTTCTGGTAACGACCGATGCCGAGGCTCTGCCTGGCACGGCTTCATGCGGGCACGACGAAAGCGCGGCAACTGCGGGAGAGCAGGCCCCGACGTCCACTCCGCCCGCAGGTCACCCAGCCGACTGTGACAAGGACTGTTGTGCAAAGGGTACGTGTGCTTGTGCATGCGTGAACTTGGCACAAGCCGCCATCCTTGACGTGGTGATGCCCGCTGCGTCACCGAGCCGCACCCCCATGGGGGCATTCGTCGCCTTGGGCCATTCGTCCCAAGTCCCGCTCAATCTTATTCGACCTCCCATCGGCTAA
- a CDS encoding copper resistance system multicopper oxidase: MSFKSTGVPQGIAMPSRRRFVQGLAAGGAVAGLGLWPRASWAQTAHAMPTLRGTEFDLSIGETLVNYTGSTRPAVTINGTVPGPLLRWKQGTTVTLRVRNELPRGSIHGPDTSIHWHGILLPANMDGVPGMSFDGIRPGESYLYRFDVKQAGTYWYHSHSGFQEQGGMYGPLVIDPDGPDPIASDRDYVVMLSDWTDMNPAKLFARLKKMASHDNVYQRTVGDFMRDAERNGLPATIADRKMWGQMRMTPTDLSDVNGQTYTYLLNGTTALGNWTGVFAPGDKVRLRLINGSAMTYFDVRIPGLKLTVVAADGQPVHPVTVDELRIAAAETFDVIVQPSGQDAYTLFAQDSARTGYVSGTLAVREGLRAPIPPLDPRPIISMADMGHGDMHAGHDMSAMENPQPATASDPHAGHAMPGTNPSAPIGADPHAGHDMSANAGAMAGMDHGNAAMSDMGGGGMQAHPASETNNPLVDMQTMAPTPKLDDPGIGLRNNGRRVLTYADLRSTFADPDGRDPGRTVELHLTGHMEKFTWSFDGLKFAQAQPLRMTYGERLRIVLVNDTMMSHPIHLHGMWSDVEDADGNFQVRKHTVDMPPGSKRSYRVRADALGRWAYHCHLFFHMESGMFREVRVEE, from the coding sequence ATGTCATTCAAATCAACCGGCGTGCCGCAAGGCATCGCCATGCCGTCGCGGCGACGTTTCGTTCAGGGCCTGGCCGCGGGCGGCGCTGTTGCCGGCTTGGGCCTGTGGCCGCGCGCAAGCTGGGCACAAACGGCGCACGCGATGCCGACCCTGCGCGGGACGGAGTTCGACCTCAGCATCGGTGAAACCCTGGTCAACTACACCGGCAGCACCCGCCCCGCGGTCACCATCAATGGAACCGTGCCCGGCCCACTGCTGCGCTGGAAACAGGGCACGACGGTTACCCTGCGCGTGCGCAATGAGCTGCCACGCGGCTCCATCCACGGCCCTGACACCTCGATCCACTGGCACGGCATATTGCTGCCGGCGAACATGGACGGCGTGCCCGGCATGAGCTTTGACGGCATCCGCCCGGGGGAGAGCTACCTCTATCGGTTCGACGTCAAACAAGCTGGCACTTACTGGTACCACAGCCATTCCGGGTTCCAGGAACAGGGCGGCATGTACGGGCCGCTGGTGATCGACCCCGATGGACCTGACCCCATCGCCAGCGACCGCGATTACGTGGTGATGCTGTCCGACTGGACCGATATGAACCCCGCCAAGCTGTTCGCGCGGCTCAAGAAAATGGCCAGCCACGACAACGTCTACCAGCGCACCGTCGGCGATTTCATGCGCGATGCGGAGCGCAACGGCCTGCCCGCCACCATCGCCGACCGCAAGATGTGGGGGCAGATGCGCATGACCCCGACCGACTTGTCCGACGTCAACGGGCAGACCTACACCTACCTGCTCAACGGCACCACCGCGCTGGGCAACTGGACCGGCGTGTTCGCCCCCGGCGACAAGGTGCGGCTGCGCCTGATCAACGGCTCGGCGATGACCTACTTCGACGTGCGCATCCCCGGGCTGAAGCTGACCGTGGTGGCCGCCGATGGCCAGCCGGTGCATCCGGTGACGGTGGACGAGTTGCGCATCGCGGCGGCGGAAACCTTTGATGTCATCGTGCAGCCAAGTGGGCAGGACGCTTACACCCTCTTCGCCCAGGACAGCGCGCGCACAGGCTACGTCAGCGGCACCCTGGCGGTGCGCGAAGGCCTGCGCGCGCCGATTCCGCCGCTGGACCCGCGCCCGATCATCAGCATGGCGGACATGGGGCATGGCGATATGCACGCGGGCCACGACATGAGTGCGATGGAGAACCCACAGCCCGCTACCGCCTCGGACCCGCATGCGGGTCACGCCATGCCCGGCACCAACCCGTCCGCACCGATCGGCGCCGATCCGCATGCAGGCCACGACATGTCGGCAAATGCGGGCGCGATGGCTGGCATGGACCATGGCAACGCTGCGATGTCGGACATGGGAGGCGGAGGGATGCAGGCCCACCCCGCCAGCGAAACCAACAACCCGCTGGTGGACATGCAGACTATGGCACCCACGCCGAAGCTGGATGATCCCGGCATCGGCCTGCGCAACAACGGCCGCCGCGTCCTGACCTACGCGGATCTCAGAAGCACGTTCGCCGATCCCGACGGACGGGACCCGGGACGCACGGTTGAGCTGCACCTGACCGGGCACATGGAGAAGTTCACGTGGTCCTTCGACGGGCTGAAGTTCGCCCAGGCGCAGCCGCTGCGGATGACCTACGGCGAGCGCCTGCGCATCGTGCTGGTCAACGACACCATGATGAGCCACCCAATCCACCTGCACGGGATGTGGAGCGACGTGGAGGACGCCGACGGCAACTTCCAGGTGCGCAAGCACACAGTGGACATGCCGCCCGGCAGCAAGCGCAGCTACCGCGTGCGCGCCGACGCGCTGGGTCGCTGGGCCTATCACTGCCACCTGTTCTTCCACATGGAATCCGGCATGTTCCGGGAAGTGCGGGTGGAGGAATGA
- a CDS encoding copper resistance protein B: MNAVRLIFPIAIALGLSVPLPARAQHQGHVMPPPTPAAPVAKKKPPAKAVAKPAAKPAVKAPAKTATKAPAPKRPTTKATTPPKPPTRETASPAATPAEEDHSTMDHSQMQGMDHSTMDHSQMQGMDHSKMDQPQNQEMDHSTMDHSQMQGMDHSTMDHTGPPQVTPVPSVTQADRDAAFPDVHAHHLHGTSVQSYWLLDRLEVSDADNGTALGWEAMAWVGGDVQRIWLRSEGEAVDGRIEHGDMEVLYGRSVRPWWDVLAGVRQDVGDGPSRTWGAFGMQGLSPYKFEVAATAYIGQGGRTALRAEAEYDTLLTNRLILQWRTEANAYGKADPLAGIGSGLSTVEFGARLRYEVTRQFAPYFGVEHDRAFGNTADLRRNAGHDAGDTRVVAGVRVWF; this comes from the coding sequence ATGAACGCCGTGCGCCTGATTTTTCCGATTGCCATCGCGCTCGGGCTGTCTGTCCCATTGCCGGCGCGCGCACAGCACCAAGGACACGTGATGCCGCCGCCTACCCCTGCGGCGCCCGTCGCCAAGAAGAAGCCGCCTGCGAAAGCAGTGGCAAAGCCTGCCGCGAAACCCGCGGTCAAGGCACCGGCGAAGACGGCCACCAAAGCGCCCGCGCCCAAGCGGCCCACGACTAAGGCCACCACGCCGCCCAAGCCGCCGACGCGCGAAACCGCCTCACCCGCGGCAACACCTGCCGAGGAGGATCACTCCACGATGGATCATTCGCAGATGCAGGGGATGGACCATTCCACGATGGACCACTCGCAGATGCAGGGCATGGACCACTCGAAGATGGACCAACCGCAAAATCAGGAGATGGACCATTCCACGATGGACCACTCGCAGATGCAGGGCATGGACCACTCGACGATGGATCACACGGGACCGCCGCAGGTCACCCCGGTTCCGTCCGTGACCCAGGCTGATCGCGACGCCGCGTTCCCCGACGTGCATGCCCATCACCTGCACGGCACAAGCGTTCAGAGCTATTGGTTGCTTGATCGACTGGAAGTCTCCGATGCGGATAACGGAACTGCGCTGGGATGGGAGGCGATGGCGTGGGTGGGAGGCGACGTCCAGCGGATCTGGCTGCGTAGCGAGGGCGAAGCGGTAGACGGCCGCATCGAGCACGGGGACATGGAAGTTCTATACGGCCGCAGCGTGCGGCCGTGGTGGGACGTTCTGGCGGGCGTGCGCCAAGATGTGGGCGATGGGCCATCGCGAACATGGGGAGCGTTCGGCATGCAGGGCCTCTCGCCGTACAAGTTCGAGGTAGCGGCCACTGCCTATATCGGCCAGGGCGGACGCACGGCGCTGCGAGCCGAGGCCGAATACGACACGTTGTTGACCAATCGCCTGATCCTGCAGTGGCGGACGGAGGCGAACGCCTATGGCAAGGCAGACCCGCTGGCGGGTATCGGCTCCGGACTGTCGACCGTCGAGTTCGGCGCCCGCCTGCGCTACGAGGTCACCCGCCAGTTCGCGCCCTACTTCGGCGTAGAACACGACCGCGCCTTCGGCAACACCGCCGACCTGCGCCGCAACGCGGGACATGACGCGGGCGACACCCGTGTGGTGGCCGGCGTGCGCGTGTGGTTTTGA
- a CDS encoding c-type cytochrome, producing MFAAGGFVWSGVYNIAADDLHTRPVYALMDTMRERSIAVRANKLHPPPNLDDPALIRQGAGNYNAMCMSCHLAPGMAETELSKGLYPAPPNLSKQTVDAASAFWVIKHGIKASGMPAWGRSMQDDYIWNMVAFLQQLPGMDAARYRALVASSGGHDHGGGETKPHGHAEGVSDDHDAPETAMDVHAGMDMSDDQPAAAEPSPNAAPESVEHRHADGTVESHPAPPTQPPPAKAADGHDHQH from the coding sequence GTGTTCGCCGCGGGCGGGTTCGTCTGGTCGGGGGTCTACAACATCGCGGCCGACGACCTGCACACCCGCCCGGTCTATGCGCTGATGGATACGATGCGTGAGCGATCGATCGCGGTCCGCGCGAACAAGCTGCATCCGCCACCCAACCTAGATGACCCGGCGCTAATCCGCCAGGGTGCGGGCAACTACAACGCCATGTGCATGAGCTGCCACTTGGCTCCGGGGATGGCCGAAACCGAGCTGAGCAAGGGCCTGTATCCCGCCCCGCCCAACCTGAGCAAGCAAACCGTGGACGCGGCCTCGGCGTTCTGGGTGATCAAGCACGGCATCAAGGCCTCCGGCATGCCGGCCTGGGGCCGGAGCATGCAGGACGACTACATCTGGAACATGGTCGCGTTCCTGCAACAGTTGCCCGGGATGGATGCAGCCCGTTACCGGGCGCTGGTGGCCAGCAGCGGCGGTCATGACCACGGTGGCGGCGAGACCAAGCCTCACGGTCACGCCGAGGGCGTTTCGGATGATCACGACGCTCCGGAAACGGCGATGGATGTGCATGCCGGCATGGACATGAGCGACGACCAGCCCGCAGCCGCCGAGCCATCGCCGAACGCAGCGCCGGAGTCGGTCGAACACCGGCATGCGGACGGCACGGTCGAGTCGCATCCGGCGCCACCCACGCAACCGCCACCGGCGAAGGCCGCCGATGGCCACGATCACCAACACTGA
- a CDS encoding YybH family protein, whose translation MATITNTEPNGVKPMKSIVTFLLAAFALGGVMDTSAQTKPAASAHAAHAQPMATEPALDISATASPAVAIAEHFGTALAAGDLKTVEALLAPEVLILETGGAERSRAEYMSHHAISDAKFLKGSHHQLKRRIARSAGDLAWIGSESELHASKDGKPVTLLSTETMVLRKTGADWRIVHIHWSSRPKKAK comes from the coding sequence ATGGCCACGATCACCAACACTGAACCCAACGGAGTCAAACCCATGAAATCGATCGTGACTTTCCTGCTTGCCGCCTTCGCCCTTGGCGGCGTGATGGACACCAGTGCCCAGACCAAGCCAGCCGCCTCGGCGCACGCCGCGCATGCACAGCCCATGGCAACCGAACCCGCGCTGGACATTTCCGCCACTGCCAGCCCGGCCGTGGCGATAGCGGAGCATTTCGGCACAGCACTGGCTGCCGGCGACCTCAAAACGGTGGAAGCCTTGCTGGCCCCTGAGGTGTTGATCCTTGAGACCGGCGGGGCGGAGCGCAGCCGCGCCGAATACATGAGCCACCACGCGATCAGCGATGCGAAGTTCCTCAAGGGCAGCCATCACCAGCTCAAGCGACGTATCGCGCGCAGCGCGGGCGACCTGGCCTGGATTGGCAGCGAGAGCGAGCTCCACGCCAGCAAGGACGGCAAGCCGGTGACCCTGCTCAGCACCGAGACGATGGTGCTCAGGAAGACCGGCGCCGACTGGCGCATCGTCCACATCCACTGGTCGTCGCGACCCAAGAAAGCCAAGTGA
- a CDS encoding DUF411 domain-containing protein: MNVKILLFAATAMCSLTTMTACARAPEAAGSNTDNVARPTAQEPPAIARSPAAAPALQQADTDAPRMVVHKSASCGCCGLWVDHMRAAGFAVEVRNTDDLNPLKERVGVPYGKGSCHTAEVNGYFVEGHVPAADVKRLIAEKPDAKGLVLPGMPAGSPGMELPDGTTETYMVELVNQDGSVTEFARH, translated from the coding sequence ATGAACGTCAAAATCCTGCTGTTTGCTGCGACCGCGATGTGCTCCCTCACGACCATGACGGCGTGCGCCCGCGCGCCCGAAGCTGCCGGCAGCAATACAGACAACGTCGCCCGCCCCACCGCCCAAGAACCGCCTGCAATCGCGCGCTCCCCGGCAGCCGCGCCTGCGTTACAACAAGCCGACACGGACGCGCCACGCATGGTCGTCCACAAGAGCGCGAGTTGCGGGTGTTGCGGCCTGTGGGTGGATCACATGCGCGCCGCCGGGTTCGCGGTGGAAGTGCGCAATACGGACGACCTCAATCCGCTCAAGGAACGGGTTGGAGTGCCCTACGGCAAAGGCTCCTGCCACACCGCCGAGGTGAATGGCTATTTCGTCGAGGGCCATGTGCCGGCCGCGGACGTCAAGCGATTGATCGCGGAAAAGCCCGATGCCAAGGGCCTGGTGCTACCGGGGATGCCGGCCGGTTCGCCAGGTATGGAGTTACCTGATGGAACGACTGAGACCTACATGGTCGAACTGGTCAATCAGGACGGGTCGGTCACCGAATTTGCACGCCACTAA
- a CDS encoding four-helix bundle copper-binding protein yields the protein MSHHLTQAIRDCIAACNDCATECGNCFNHMVGKGSTNDCPACCIECAAICRLCADAMARNSPFHKELCALCAKICEWCAEQCAAHDMEHCQKCAEACRRCAEACRAMAA from the coding sequence ATGAGCCATCATCTGACCCAAGCCATCCGCGACTGCATCGCGGCCTGCAACGACTGCGCCACCGAATGCGGCAATTGCTTCAACCACATGGTCGGCAAGGGCAGCACGAACGACTGTCCCGCTTGCTGCATCGAATGCGCTGCGATCTGCCGCCTGTGCGCCGATGCGATGGCGCGGAACAGCCCCTTCCATAAGGAATTGTGCGCCCTGTGCGCAAAGATCTGCGAATGGTGCGCGGAACAATGCGCCGCGCACGACATGGAGCATTGCCAGAAGTGCGCCGAAGCATGTCGCCGCTGCGCGGAAGCATGCCGGGCGATGGCTGCGTAA
- a CDS encoding DUF305 domain-containing protein has translation MKMKNPFAFALPMFLGAGLALAVGACAEDAKTAQETDSSAMQPAAMRADHGMPGHSAGSMELHRIMTEGSKSPMPMSGDVDKDFAAMMTVHHQMAIDMADVMLKSGSNAELKAMAARMKAEQQEEIKQLAPYTK, from the coding sequence ATGAAGATGAAGAATCCTTTTGCTTTTGCGCTGCCGATGTTTCTGGGCGCAGGTTTGGCCCTCGCCGTTGGCGCTTGCGCGGAAGATGCGAAGACCGCGCAAGAAACAGACAGCTCGGCAATGCAACCGGCGGCCATGCGAGCGGATCATGGGATGCCTGGGCACAGCGCCGGCTCGATGGAATTGCATCGGATCATGACCGAGGGCTCGAAGTCGCCCATGCCGATGTCCGGAGATGTCGACAAGGATTTCGCGGCGATGATGACCGTCCATCACCAGATGGCGATCGACATGGCCGATGTGATGCTCAAGTCGGGAAGTAACGCCGAGTTAAAGGCGATGGCTGCCAGGATGAAGGCGGAGCAGCAAGAGGAAATCAAGCAACTAGCTCCTTATACCAAGTAA
- a CDS encoding heavy metal-responsive transcriptional regulator, producing the protein MKIGELAKRAEVPIDTVRYYEREGLIPPPVRRASGYRDYLDADVDRLRFMRRAKGLGFTLQEIRDLLSLTALAEDDMSALNARAQAKLQDVEGRIQSLIRVRDALQGLVTACPGHGALNRCPILAALSEDHA; encoded by the coding sequence ATGAAGATCGGCGAACTGGCAAAGCGGGCCGAGGTGCCCATCGATACGGTGCGCTACTACGAACGCGAAGGCTTGATTCCGCCGCCCGTGCGGCGGGCTTCTGGATACCGCGATTACCTGGATGCGGACGTGGACCGCTTGCGATTCATGCGACGTGCCAAGGGGCTTGGATTCACCCTGCAAGAGATCCGCGACCTGCTGAGCCTGACCGCACTGGCCGAAGACGACATGTCTGCGCTCAATGCACGCGCTCAGGCCAAGCTGCAAGACGTGGAAGGCAGGATCCAGTCCCTCATCCGCGTGCGCGATGCGCTGCAGGGCCTTGTAACAGCATGTCCGGGGCACGGCGCACTGAATCGCTGCCCGATCCTGGCTGCGCTGTCGGAGGACCACGCATGA
- a CDS encoding heavy metal translocating P-type ATPase → MTVDPSTAKGGSATHAGLAYHFCSNGCREKFVANPQHYLDQVSAQQTAPAALSMHATAAPAGAIYTCPMHPEIRQQGPGTCPLCGMALEPEMPSLDEEENSELRDFSRRFWWTLPLSVVVLLLAMFGHSLPALPTTTRTWIELVLTTPVVLWAGWPFFVRCVQSIRNRSPNMWTLIGIGVAAAFGYSVVATVAPGLFPDSFRDHGRVGVYFEAAAVIVSLTLLGQLLELRARSKTSAAIKALLGLAPKTARRVRDDGSEEDIPLDHVHVGHLLRVRPGEKVPVDGIVVEGRSSVDESMLTGEAMPVGKGEGDAVIGATQNGTGALLIRAEQVGSATVLARIVQLVAQAQRSRAPMQRMADKVAYWFVLAVLAASVATFFAWGLWGPQPSWTWAVLNAVSVLIIACPCALGLATPMSIMVATGRAAQAGVLFRDAEAIERFRTLDTLVVDKTGTLTEGKPSFRTVIGAGGTTAADVLRLAASLDKGSEHPLAESIVAEARGRAMDLSSVQDFDSVTGSGVRGTVEGRALVLGNRALMDANNIDVASLATEAEGLRADGASVMFLAGDGRLLGLLAVADPIKSSAKPTIAALQASGLRVVMATGDGATTAQAVARTLGIDEVHGEVRPEDKAALVKRLQAQGRKVAMAGDGINDAPALASADVGIAMGTGTDVAMSSAQVTLVKGDLRGILRARALSDATVRNMRQNLAFAFLYNAIGVPIAAGVLYPVFGLLLSPMIAALAMSLSSVSVVGNALRLAKTRLPEDASPREPGTSAVPPQARSTGVPT, encoded by the coding sequence ATGACCGTCGACCCGTCCACTGCCAAGGGTGGCTCGGCAACCCATGCCGGCCTTGCATATCACTTCTGCAGCAACGGTTGCCGCGAAAAGTTCGTTGCCAACCCCCAGCACTACCTTGATCAGGTCTCAGCGCAACAAACCGCCCCAGCGGCGCTATCCATGCACGCGACTGCTGCCCCAGCCGGCGCAATCTACACCTGCCCAATGCACCCTGAGATCCGCCAGCAGGGCCCCGGCACCTGCCCACTCTGCGGGATGGCGCTAGAGCCGGAGATGCCCAGCCTGGACGAGGAGGAGAACTCGGAACTACGCGATTTCAGCCGTCGCTTCTGGTGGACCTTGCCGCTAAGCGTGGTCGTCCTGCTGCTTGCGATGTTCGGGCACTCCCTGCCCGCGCTGCCGACCACCACCCGCACCTGGATCGAACTGGTGCTGACCACGCCTGTGGTGCTGTGGGCCGGCTGGCCGTTCTTCGTGCGCTGCGTGCAGTCCATCCGCAACCGCAGCCCGAACATGTGGACGCTGATCGGCATCGGCGTGGCGGCGGCGTTCGGCTACAGCGTGGTCGCGACGGTCGCCCCGGGCCTGTTTCCCGATTCATTCCGCGACCACGGCCGGGTCGGGGTCTATTTCGAGGCCGCCGCGGTGATCGTCTCGCTCACCCTGCTCGGCCAGTTGCTGGAGCTCCGCGCCCGATCCAAGACCAGCGCCGCGATCAAGGCGCTGCTGGGGTTGGCACCGAAGACCGCGCGCCGGGTCAGGGACGATGGCAGCGAGGAGGACATCCCGCTGGACCACGTCCATGTCGGCCACCTCCTGCGCGTCCGCCCGGGCGAAAAGGTGCCGGTCGACGGCATCGTGGTCGAGGGCCGTTCCAGCGTCGATGAGTCGATGCTCACCGGCGAAGCGATGCCCGTCGGCAAGGGCGAGGGAGACGCGGTCATCGGTGCCACCCAGAACGGCACCGGCGCCCTGCTGATCAGGGCCGAGCAGGTGGGCTCGGCAACAGTGCTTGCGCGCATCGTGCAACTGGTGGCGCAGGCGCAGCGCTCGCGGGCGCCGATGCAGCGCATGGCCGACAAGGTTGCGTATTGGTTCGTGCTGGCGGTGCTGGCGGCGTCGGTGGCGACCTTCTTCGCGTGGGGCCTATGGGGGCCGCAACCTTCTTGGACGTGGGCGGTGCTCAACGCCGTGTCGGTGCTGATCATCGCCTGCCCCTGCGCATTGGGCCTGGCCACACCGATGTCGATCATGGTCGCCACCGGCCGCGCCGCGCAGGCCGGTGTGTTGTTCCGCGATGCGGAGGCGATCGAACGCTTCCGCACCCTCGATACCCTGGTAGTGGACAAGACCGGCACACTCACCGAGGGCAAACCGAGCTTCCGCACAGTCATCGGTGCAGGCGGAACCACCGCTGCCGACGTGCTGCGCCTGGCGGCGAGCCTGGACAAAGGCAGCGAACATCCGCTGGCCGAATCCATCGTTGCCGAAGCCCGCGGACGCGCCATGGACCTGTCGTCCGTGCAGGACTTCGATTCGGTGACCGGATCGGGCGTGCGCGGCACGGTCGAGGGACGCGCGCTGGTGCTTGGCAACCGGGCCTTGATGGACGCCAATAACATCGACGTGGCTTCCCTCGCCACAGAGGCCGAGGGCCTGCGCGCCGATGGTGCCAGCGTCATGTTCCTTGCGGGCGACGGCCGCTTGTTGGGGCTGCTGGCGGTAGCTGATCCAATCAAGTCCTCCGCCAAACCCACGATCGCCGCATTGCAGGCCAGCGGCCTTCGAGTGGTGATGGCGACGGGTGATGGCGCGACGACCGCGCAGGCCGTGGCGCGCACGCTCGGCATTGATGAGGTCCACGGCGAGGTGCGTCCGGAAGACAAGGCCGCGTTGGTCAAGCGGCTGCAGGCCCAGGGACGCAAGGTCGCGATGGCTGGCGACGGCATCAACGATGCTCCTGCGCTGGCCAGCGCCGATGTGGGCATCGCCATGGGCACCGGCACCGACGTCGCCATGTCCAGCGCCCAGGTCACCCTGGTCAAGGGCGATCTGCGCGGCATCCTCCGCGCCCGCGCGCTGTCCGATGCCACGGTCCGCAACATGCGCCAGAACCTGGCCTTCGCCTTTCTCTACAACGCCATTGGCGTGCCCATCGCAGCCGGAGTGCTATACCCGGTGTTCGGCCTGTTGCTCAGCCCAATGATCGCCGCCCTGGCGATGAGCCTGAGCTCGGTATCGGTCGTCGGCAACGCGCTGCGGCTTGCCAAGACCCGACTTCCAGAAGACGCCTCCCCCCGAGAGCCCGGGACCAGCGCCGTACCCCCACAGGCTCGTTCCACAGGAGTTCCAACATGA
- a CDS encoding EF-hand domain-containing protein encodes MSTKTTFALAVTLLLASNVHAGPQDATKPMDHSKMKMDHADMKMPTTPEARAKMANTMFDKIDANKNGSLSRAEFVEHHRTMSMEHGGMHMNHHDKDGKKHQGANHHALDHAAHAPSSGVTFAKLDGNKDGKLSKAEMAKHPMAAHFPMMDTDKNGFLSPTEAAAHGL; translated from the coding sequence ATGAGTACCAAAACCACATTCGCCCTTGCGGTCACCCTGTTGCTGGCATCCAACGTGCACGCTGGTCCTCAGGACGCGACCAAGCCGATGGATCACAGCAAGATGAAGATGGACCACGCCGACATGAAGATGCCCACGACGCCCGAAGCACGGGCGAAGATGGCGAACACCATGTTCGACAAGATCGATGCGAACAAGAACGGCAGCCTCAGCCGCGCTGAATTTGTCGAGCACCACCGGACCATGTCGATGGAGCATGGTGGGATGCACATGAACCACCATGACAAGGATGGAAAGAAGCATCAGGGCGCGAACCATCACGCCTTGGATCACGCAGCGCACGCACCATCGTCGGGCGTCACCTTCGCCAAGCTGGATGGCAACAAGGACGGCAAGCTCTCCAAGGCGGAAATGGCCAAGCATCCAATGGCTGCCCATTTCCCCATGATGGATACCGACAAGAACGGCTTCCTGAGCCCCACGGAAGCAGCCGCCCACGGTCTGTAA
- a CDS encoding DUF305 domain-containing protein: MEKQTSKNAGHVDHGAAATPMAHGSGDGHYSRFAWMLALSFVAMYVLMYAMVDRLGNAVPNINQFYMAGLMTAPMAILEIALMGRMYPDKRKNITIVLLGAVVLAACWFGIRAQAGVGDRQFLKSMIPHHAGAILMCEQASLTKPDVRALCEGIVKAQEEEIARMRALLAR; this comes from the coding sequence ATGGAAAAGCAAACGTCTAAGAATGCAGGGCACGTCGACCATGGCGCCGCTGCCACGCCGATGGCGCATGGCTCTGGCGATGGTCACTACAGCCGCTTCGCATGGATGCTGGCGCTGTCGTTCGTCGCGATGTACGTGCTGATGTACGCCATGGTCGACCGACTCGGCAACGCGGTTCCCAACATCAACCAGTTCTACATGGCTGGGCTGATGACAGCACCAATGGCCATACTCGAGATTGCGCTGATGGGGCGTATGTACCCAGATAAGCGCAAGAACATCACGATAGTTTTGTTGGGTGCAGTCGTTCTGGCAGCTTGCTGGTTTGGCATTCGTGCCCAAGCTGGGGTCGGAGACCGTCAGTTCCTCAAATCGATGATCCCTCACCACGCCGGCGCCATTCTCATGTGCGAACAAGCGTCGCTCACCAAGCCTGACGTGAGGGCCCTGTGCGAGGGCATAGTCAAGGCACAGGAAGAAGAGATCGCTCGCATGAGGGCATTGCTTGCCCGATAG